A genomic window from Solanum dulcamara chromosome 11, daSolDulc1.2, whole genome shotgun sequence includes:
- the LOC129873378 gene encoding cytochrome P450 77A1 yields the protein MEVMDILLLGLAILLLCVWWKYWSITGGGKKNLPPGPPGWPLVGNLFQVILQRRPFIYVVRDLRKKYGPIFTMQMGQRTLVIITSSELIHEALVQNGPLFASRPPDSPIRLIFSVGKCAINSAEYGPLWRVLRRNFVTELINPTRIKQCSWIRKWAMEYHMKRLENEVSENGFVEVMANCRLTICSILICLCFGAKISEERIKKIESILKDVMLITAPQLPDFLPLLTPLFRSQVKQAKNLRQIQLEYLVPLVRDRKAFVDSNGDPKSSESEMVSPIGAAYVDSLFSLEPPGRKLGEAEIITLVSETIGAGTDTSATALEWALLHLVMNQEIQEKLYKEIVDCVGKNGSISESDVEKMPFLGAIVKETFRRHPPSHFVLSHSVTNDTQLGGYNIPSDAYVEFYTAWLTEDPSLWKDPGEFRPERFLTGDGVDVDITGMRGVKMLPFGAGRRICPAWSLGTLHINLMLAKMVHKFKWIPIPDNPPDPTETFAFTVVMKNPLKAIILPRI from the exons atgGAGGTAATGGATATTCTATTACTTGGCTTAGCAATTCTTCTTTTGTGTGTATGGTGGAAATATTGGTCAATCACTGGTGGTGGCAAAAAAAATCTGCCACCAGGTCCACCTGGTTGGCCATTGGTTGGAAATCTTTTCCAAGTTATTCTCCAACGTCGTCCTTTTATTTATGTAGTACGTGATTTACGTAAAAAATATGGACCTATTTTCACCATGCAAATGGGGCAACGTACCCTTGTTATAATCACTAGCTCCGAATTAATCCACGAGGCATTAGTTCAAAACGGTCCGCTTTTCGCCAGCCGTCCTCCCGATTCACCGATCCGTCTAATATTCTCCGTGGGAAAGTGCGCCATCAACTCGGCCGAGTATGGCCCGTTGTGGCGAGTTCTCCGACGGAATTTCGTTACGGAGTTGATAAATCCAACGAGGATCAAGCAGTGTAGTTGGATAAGGAAATGGGCTATGGAATATCACATGAAAAGGCTTGAGAATGAAGTTTCGGAAAATGGGTTTGTAGAAGTGATGGCTAATTGTAGGCTTACGATATGTAGCATTCTTATTTGCCTTTGTTTTGGAGCTAAAATTTCTGAAGAGAGAATCAAGAAGATTGAGAGTATACTTAAAGATGTTATGCTTATTACAGCTCCTCAACTTCCTGACTTCTTGCCGCTGCTCACACCGTTGTTTCGTAGCCAAGTAAAACAAGCAAAGAACCTGAGGCAGATTCAACTTGAGTACCTAGTTCCTTTG GTAAGGGACAGAAAGGCATTTGTGGACAGCAATGGAGATCCTAAAAGTAGCGAATCAGAAATGGTAAGTCCAATTGGTGCAGCCTATGTTGATTCATTATTTAGTCTTGAGCCACCTGGCAGGAAACTAGGAGAAGCAGAGATTATCACCCTTGTTTCAGAAACAATTGGTGCAGGAACTGATACTAGTGCCACTGCACTAGAATGGGCTTTACTTCACTTAGTAATGAACCAAGAAATCCAAGAAAAACTCTACAAAGAAATAGTTGATTGTGTTGGTAAAAATGGTTCAATTTCAGAAAGTGATGTTGAAAAAATGCCTTTTCTTGGAGCCATTGTGAAGGAGACATTTAGGAGGCACCCACCTAGCCATTTTGTGTTGTCACATTCTGTAACAAATGACACACAATTAGGAGGGTACAATATCCCTTCTGATGCCTATGTTGAATTTTACACCGCATGGTTAACGGAGGACCCAAGCCTATGGAAAGATCCCGGCGAGTTTCGACCGGAAAGGTTTTTGACTGGGGATGGAGTTGACGTGGACATTACCGGAATGAGGGGTGTGAAGATGCTACCATTCGGGGCGGGTCGTCGGATCTGCCCCGCATGGTCATTGGGTACGTTGCACATTAATTTGATGCTTGCTAAGATGGTTCATAAATTCAAATGGATACCCATACCCGACAACCCACCCGACCCGACAGAGACCTTTGCTTTTACCGTTGTGATGAAAAATCCCCTCAAAGCAATTATTTTGCCAAGGATCTAA